One region of Cydia fagiglandana chromosome 15, ilCydFagi1.1, whole genome shotgun sequence genomic DNA includes:
- the LOC134671171 gene encoding RUN domain-containing protein 1 has protein sequence MDVSDSPSDYDDGGEIPIWQEPRREPLGAPKETLCDEIQQNSGDRLHALEEEQEILSSSVFSLTSHLAQVEFRLRQILKASPEERDAMLKELEEFTSRGVPGARAAPQGSSGEASCAECVELETKIRRQRTKQAHFIERLQTQLKELERFAVDPQASDKQHRTLIEHLRSEIDRSLEEGCHQPLSAEELRHQINCAVRQYADKQLSKEEIICKLQAHIEDMQKFIKLMKNEELKNSNTPEPKSTKSQNSFDKTFSKNKANNDDLRTETINLMRKASTLIQIFTVSQFGCSPNSSRKVERQSSTIVTHWGNLRAKLEMSIDAVLHLVSRNRQNHNIMDTYDSESEEGGVVINDIPLTTAVRRHLAVNIRDLLQHGLTGPESNSLVPLIGCFPVRRSSSSATHVWDLILRYYEINDGDRFNSTPARKLSQSFNLDIVGGNAISNKQSLLSAIGSIIASHTPYKRSYDAHFKAFVCAALNSHKLVLWLNIILKCRSLVDSYYSSTSYVVNTGFQDALQSLDRLTPHNFDLPVDLAVKQFQNIKDVFM, from the exons ATGGATGTAAGCGATAGTCCCAGCGATTATGATGACGGTGGCGAGATCCCTATCTGGCAGGAGCCCCGTCGGGAGCCCCTGGGGGCTCCTAAGGAGACGCTATGCGACGAGATCCAGCAGAATTCTGGGGACAGATTGCACGCGTTGGAAGAAGAACAAGAGATACTATCTTCTTCCGTGTTTTCTTTGACCTCGCACCTAGCGCAAGTGGAGTTTCGTTTGCGACAGATATTGAAAGCGTCGCCGGAGGAGAGGGATGCTATGTTGAAGGAGTTGGAAGAGTTTACGTCGCGAGGAGTGCCGGGGGCGAGGGCAGCGCCGCAGGGGAGCTCTGGAGAGGCGAGTTGCGCGGAATGTGTGGAGCTGGAGACGAAGATACGTCGGCAGCGCACCAAACAGGCGCATTTTATTGAGAGGTTGCAGACACAGCTGAAGGAACTCGAAAG GTTTGCTGTTGATCCACAAGCAAGTGACAAACAGCACAGAACTCTTATAGAACATTTACGATCTGAAATAGACCGCAGTTTGGAAGAAGGTTGTCACCAGCCACTAAGCGCTGAAGAGCTAAGACATCAGATCAACTGTGCAGTCCGGCAATATGCTGACAAACAGCTCTCTAAAGAAGAAATCATCTGCAAACTACAAGCTCATATCGAAGATATGCAGAAGTTtataaaactgatgaaaaatGAAGAACTGAAAAACTCCAACACACCAGAACCAAAAAGTACAAAATCACAGAACTCTTTTGATAAGACATTTAGCAAAAACAAAGCTAATAATGATGATCTTCGGACAGAGACTATTAATTTAATGAGAAAAGCGAGTACATTAATTCAAATTTTCACCGTCTCACAGTTTGGTTGTTCACCAAACTCAAGTAGAAAAGTTGAGAGGCAATCGTCAACTATTGTCACACACTGGGGTAACCTCAGAGCGAAGCTAGAAATGTCTATTGATGCCGTTCTCCATTTGGTCTCCCGTAACAGACAAAATCATAACATAATGGACACATATGACAGTGAGTCCGAAGAAGGCGGCGTCGTAATCAATGATATACCATTAACAACAGCAGTTAGAAGACATTTAGCTGTTAATATCCGTGATTTGCTCCAACACGGCCTAACAGGACCGGAGTCAAACTCTCTAGTCCCATTAATAGGTTGCTTCCCTGTCCGGAGATCATCGTCTAGTGCCACACATGTATGGGATCTCATTTTGCGTTACTATGAGATCAATGATGGCGACCGATTCAATTCTACACCGGCTAGGAAACTCAGTCAGAGTTTCAACCTAGACATTGTCGGTGGAAATGCTATTTCCAACAAACAAAGTTTATTAAGCGCTATTGGCAGTATTATAGCTTCTCATACACCTTATAAGAGAAGTTATGATGCTCATTTTAAAGCATTCGTCTGTGCTGCTTTAAATTCTCACAAACTAGTGCTCTGGTTGAATATTATACTTAAATGCCGGTCTCTAGTTGATTCATATTACTCTTCGACCAGCTATGTTGTCAATACCGGGTTTCAAGACGCCCTGCAGAGTCTAGACCGACTAACCCCACACAATTTTGACTTACCAGTCGATCTCGCTGTAAAACAGTTCCAAAATATCAAAgatgtatttatgtaa